In Sparus aurata chromosome 2, fSpaAur1.1, whole genome shotgun sequence, a single genomic region encodes these proteins:
- the capn12 gene encoding calpain-12 yields MKSLTTFTGSMATDKKAPLGSIGNPIKFQDQDFKTLLEECLKSGQLFADPAFPAEQKSIGTPEDPDPKKAIKWQRPKEISKNAVFVEGTTGTTDICQGQLGNCWLLAALSCLTMHPTLFVKVVPSGQSLAKPYAGIFHFRFWQYGEWVEVVVDDRLPVREGRLLFSYSHTRNEYWSALVEKAYAKLMGSYGSLKGGNISEGMEDFTGGIAYSMEVSSRTPRVLWRSLTAALSRGSLLSCFIQAKSYLEVGKVAGNGLIKGHAYALTDTDKVTKASDEILLLRLRNPWGFVEYGGPWSDKGKEWDDVDKAEKERIELKKKEDGEFWISSEDFSKLFDIIELCSVNPDSLEEGNTPASPSSAASPSTWTISEHEGVWVSGSSAGGSRRYRKSFWKNPQFQLVLTQQDKAEDEDDEDDADDDDDDEEEEEEMTLEEKKIAEKQKEKAKKCTVLVELLQKNRRQKDKVNFLYIGFHIYKVPSELQGVCLSSNFFQKNRPVGRSGKYTAQRGVWRKLHLEPGNYILVASAYRPNQPGEFFVRIFSKTGNTLGTQDFTCSSGFLPLMAAPIPPEDHMRVQKTFDDVAGPDDRLNAKELMMLFNSALDKDYHLPLETCRQLILGEDTKGRWSLSRKQTESLLSGLRNLQSIFFQFDEDSSGTMSPFELSTALQAVGMQLDGKVAHLVSERFAAGEIHMPFYSFVSCVTRLRKLFALYESETSQEVKDRGINSWLLQFLMV; encoded by the exons ATGAAGAGTTTGACTACATTCACCGGCAGCATGGCGACCGACAAGAAGGCTCCTCTGGGCTCCATCGGGAACCCGATCAAGTTTCAAGATCAGGACTTCAAGACCCTGCTGGAAGAGTGTCTGAAGTCCGGCCAGCTGTTCGCGGACCCGGCCTTTCCAGCTGAGCAGAAGTCCATCGGTACGCCGGAAGATCCGGATCCAAAAAAGGCGATCAAGTGGCAGCGACCCAAG GAAATCAGTAAGaatgctgtgtttgtggagggCACGACTGGAACCACCGATATCTGTCAGGGCCAACTGG gTAACTGCTGGCTGCTGGCGGCCCTGTCCTGTCTGACCATGCACCCCACGCTCTTTGTGAAGGTGGTGCCATCTGGCCAAAGTCTGGCCAAGCCTTACGCAGGGATCTTCCATTTTAGG TTCTGGCAGTATGGTGAGTGGGTGGAGGTGGTTGTGGATGACAGGCTGCCAGTACGTGAAGGCCGTCTGCTCTTCAGCTACTCTCACACCCGCAACGAGTATTGGAGCGCCCTGGTGGAGAAAGCCTATGCCAA GTTAATGGGCTCCTACGGAAGCCTGAAGGGGGGCAACATATCAGAGGGGATGGAGGATTTCACAGGAGGCATTGCCTACTCGATGGAGGTCTCGTCTCGAACCCCTCGCGTCTTGTGGAGGTCTCTGACCGCTGCACTTTCTCGAGGCAGCCTGCTCAGCTGCTTCATCCAG GCCAAGAGCTACCTTGAGGTCGGTAAAGTGGCAGGAAACGGGCTGATAAAGGGCCACGCGTATGCCCTCACTGACACTGACAAG GTGACAAAAGCTTCAGATGAGATCTTGTTGCTGAGGCTGAGGAACCCCTGGGGTTTCGTTGAGTATGGCGGACCCTGGAGTGACAA GGGTAAAGAGTGGGATGACGTGGACAaagcagagaaggagaggattgagttgaaaaagaaagaagatggAGAGTTCTG GATCAGCTCTGAGGACTTTTCAAAGCTGTTTGACATCATCGAGCTCTGCAGTGTGAATCCTGACAGCCTTGAGGAGGGAAACACACCTgcctctccttcctctgccGCCTCCCCATCCACCTGGACCATCAGTGAACATGAAGGAGTCTGGGTATCGGGGAGCTCGGCCGGTGGTAGCCGCAGATACAGAA AGTCGTTCTGGAAGAATCCTCAGTTCCAGCTGGTTCTCACACAGCAGGACAAGgcagaggatgaggatgatgaggatgatgcagatgatgatgatgatgacgaggaggaggaggaggagatgaccctagaggagaagaagatagctgagaaacagaaggagaaaGCTAAAAAGTGCACCGTGCTGGTGGAGCTGTTGCAGAAGAACCGCAGGCAGAAAGATAAAGTCAACTTCCTCTACATCGGCTTCCACATCTACAAG gTTCCTTCTGAG CTCCAGGGTGTGTGTCTGAGCAGCAACTTCTTCCAGAAAAATCGCCCTGTGGGTCGCTCTGGGAAATATACGGCTCAGAG GGGCGTGTGGAGGAAGCTGCACCTGGAGCCTGGTAACTACATCCTCGTGGCGTCCGCCTATCGACCCAACCAACCCGGAGAGTTTTTTGTACGCATCTTCTCCAAGACTGGAAACACTCTGGG GACTCAGGACTTCACCTGCTCCTCTGGCTTCCTCCCG CTTATGGCAGCTCCTATCCCACCAGAGGATCACATGAGAGTTCAGAAGACTTTTGATGACGTGGCTGGCCCT GATGACAGACTGAACGCCAAGGAGCTCATGATGCTGTTCAACTCAG CGCTCGACAAAGATTACCATCTGCCACTGGAGACGTGCAGACAGCTCATCCTCGGAGAAGAT ACTAAAGGGCGCTGGAGTCTGAGCCGTAAACAAACAGAATCCCTGCTGTCCGGTCTGCGTAATCTGCAG TCAATCTTTTTCCAGTTTGATGAGGATTCCTCTGGCACCATGAGCCCCTTTGAACTGAGCACAGCACTGCAAGCTGTTG GAATGCAGCTTGATGGCAAGGTCGCTCATCTGGTGTCTGAGAGGTTTGCAGCAGGAGAGATTCACATGCCATTCTACAGCTTTGTGTCATGTGTCACCCGGCTGCGCAAGCTCtttg CTCTGTATGAATCAGAAACCAGCCAGGAGGTGAAAGACAGAGGGATCAACTCT TGGCTGCTTCAGTTCCTGATGGTGTGA